One segment of Rhodopirellula baltica SH 1 DNA contains the following:
- a CDS encoding CPBP family intramembrane glutamic endopeptidase, translating to MAQADVTAPVDSTNATTASEIASESTEVVELGLPEIALLILSLLILLAFATSLSQWIRLLYHGKRPFGAKAFVPVRSRHLPFWSVLYFVVFIGALIFSSSLLQGAFQAAGWIEKPVAQAAENLSYPQTEPLVATDPVAENPDQTDTPDEDTPDEDAPHNAEEDNAEEIVAAGSPGLSVPQLTLSTLGMLTATVITLMILCLNHRSAISRIGLIPKRGDIGLGLRSALMILPPTMLIMTAVSLMQEYSHPVLDALQPDESEAGPNYAVFALLFVTTALVTPVVEEFWIRGLLQGGLQRLADWRLSMVRQSFEQSAAPIETPDDAPAFQLQREATNINETAYMAPGTAAGTEPLVATASTAMHTDSSDWTPTAIWPVFVASLVFALLHWGQGLAPIPLFFLSLGLGYLYRQTGSLIPPIIVHFVLNGLTMVMTLIEMSRA from the coding sequence TTGGCTCAAGCCGATGTCACTGCGCCAGTGGACTCAACGAATGCGACTACCGCGAGTGAAATTGCAAGTGAATCGACGGAGGTGGTTGAGCTTGGACTGCCCGAGATCGCTTTGTTGATCTTGTCGCTTCTGATCTTGCTTGCATTCGCAACCTCGCTGTCCCAGTGGATCCGTTTGCTGTATCACGGCAAACGTCCGTTTGGCGCGAAGGCCTTTGTCCCGGTCCGATCGCGACACCTGCCTTTTTGGTCGGTCCTCTACTTTGTGGTTTTCATTGGAGCACTGATATTCAGCTCGTCTTTGTTGCAGGGTGCATTTCAAGCCGCGGGGTGGATTGAAAAACCAGTGGCGCAAGCTGCTGAAAACTTGTCATATCCGCAAACGGAGCCTTTGGTTGCAACCGATCCGGTCGCGGAAAATCCCGATCAAACAGACACACCTGACGAAGACACACCTGACGAAGACGCACCGCACAACGCTGAGGAAGACAACGCCGAAGAAATCGTGGCGGCAGGATCGCCCGGCTTGTCCGTGCCACAACTCACACTGAGCACGTTGGGGATGCTAACGGCCACGGTGATCACGTTGATGATCCTTTGCTTGAATCATCGCAGCGCCATTTCTCGAATCGGTTTGATCCCGAAGCGCGGCGACATCGGTCTCGGGCTTCGATCCGCATTGATGATCCTTCCTCCGACGATGTTGATCATGACCGCGGTGTCTCTCATGCAGGAGTACTCGCATCCAGTCTTGGACGCACTTCAACCGGATGAATCCGAGGCAGGTCCAAACTACGCCGTGTTTGCATTGCTGTTTGTCACAACTGCACTGGTGACCCCCGTGGTCGAAGAGTTCTGGATCCGAGGCTTGCTGCAGGGCGGCTTGCAACGCTTGGCCGACTGGCGACTCTCGATGGTGCGACAATCGTTTGAGCAATCAGCCGCCCCCATTGAAACACCGGATGATGCCCCCGCGTTTCAACTTCAGCGTGAAGCGACAAACATCAACGAAACTGCCTACATGGCTCCTGGGACTGCCGCAGGCACCGAACCGCTAGTGGCAACAGCGTCCACGGCAATGCACACGGATTCTAGTGACTGGACGCCCACTGCAATCTGGCCCGTCTTCGTTGCTAGTCTCGTGTTCGCTCTGTTGCACTGGGGCCAAGGCTTGGCCCCCATCCCCTTGTTCTTTTTGTCGCTGGGACTTGGCTATCTGTATCGCCAAACCGGTTCGTTGATCCCTCCGATCATCGTCCACTTTGTGCTCAACGGACTGACCATGGTGATGACTTTGATCGAGATGTCGCGGGCATGA
- the rimO gene encoding 30S ribosomal protein S12 methylthiotransferase RimO — translation MQLPILPQNNVTVATPGTDPMIDPETGKPRGRYAVVSLGCPKNLVDTEQMLGRLDADGYRMVDSVDGADFVVVNTCGFIDSARDESMAAIDEMLALKRDGKLRNVVVTGCLAERQQDKLLQARPDIDALVGVFGRNDIVSVVDELYSGLQEQRTIFKPAAVNPLSDAMRSAVTPRHFAYLKISEGCDRLCTFCAIPKMRGKHFSKPIEQIIDEAKRLGDSGVREVVIVAQDTTYYGMDRYGEPRLNQLLKELDKIESIDWIRLMYFYPMYIDDALIDTLASARRIVPYIDMPLQHASDKMLKRMARKTTRSLQTDIVQKLRSRIDSLVMRTTMITGFPGETEEDFVELMDFVQESRFENLGVFTYSIEEDTPAARLPNRVDPEVAARRRDDLMELQQQIAFDWNDSRVGGTEEVLIDAEMPEQDNVFIGRTRSEAPDVDGLIYVSQVDPDSPVEVGQIRPCEIVASQGYDLVAAAT, via the coding sequence ATGCAACTTCCCATTCTCCCGCAGAACAACGTGACGGTCGCTACACCGGGCACCGACCCGATGATCGATCCGGAAACGGGCAAACCGCGGGGGCGGTACGCGGTCGTTTCGCTGGGGTGCCCCAAGAACCTCGTCGACACCGAGCAAATGCTTGGTCGTCTCGACGCCGACGGTTACCGGATGGTCGATTCGGTCGACGGAGCGGACTTCGTTGTGGTCAACACTTGCGGGTTCATCGACTCGGCTCGTGATGAGTCAATGGCTGCGATCGATGAAATGCTAGCACTCAAACGAGACGGCAAACTTCGCAACGTCGTCGTCACAGGATGCTTGGCTGAACGTCAACAAGACAAACTGCTGCAGGCTCGGCCCGACATCGACGCCTTGGTCGGCGTCTTCGGTCGGAACGACATCGTTTCGGTCGTTGATGAACTCTATTCGGGACTGCAAGAACAACGGACGATATTCAAACCCGCCGCGGTCAATCCGCTCAGCGATGCGATGCGTTCGGCCGTCACCCCGCGTCACTTCGCTTACCTGAAGATCAGCGAAGGCTGCGATCGGCTGTGCACGTTCTGTGCGATCCCCAAGATGCGCGGCAAACACTTCAGCAAACCAATCGAACAGATCATCGACGAAGCCAAACGATTGGGTGACAGCGGCGTTCGCGAAGTGGTCATCGTGGCTCAGGACACGACTTACTATGGTATGGATCGCTACGGCGAACCTCGTCTGAACCAGTTGCTGAAAGAGCTCGACAAAATCGAATCGATCGATTGGATTCGGCTGATGTATTTCTATCCGATGTACATCGACGACGCCCTGATTGATACCTTGGCATCCGCTAGACGAATCGTGCCGTACATCGACATGCCACTGCAGCACGCCAGCGACAAGATGCTGAAACGAATGGCTCGCAAGACCACTCGGTCGTTGCAGACCGACATCGTGCAAAAGCTTCGCTCGCGAATCGATTCGTTGGTGATGCGAACCACGATGATCACAGGATTCCCCGGCGAGACCGAAGAGGACTTCGTCGAACTGATGGACTTCGTTCAGGAATCACGATTTGAAAATCTGGGCGTGTTCACCTACAGCATCGAAGAAGACACACCTGCCGCGAGATTGCCCAACCGAGTCGATCCTGAAGTGGCCGCGCGACGTCGCGATGATTTGATGGAACTGCAGCAGCAAATCGCGTTTGATTGGAACGATTCTCGCGTGGGTGGAACCGAAGAAGTCTTGATCGATGCGGAGATGCCCGAACAAGACAACGTCTTCATCGGCCGTACCCGAAGCGAGGCACCCGATGTCGATGGCTTGATTTACGTCTCGCAAGTTGATCCGGACTCTCCGGTGGAAGTCGGGCAAATTCGACCGTGCGAGATCGTTGCTTCTCAAGGTTACGATTTGGTTGCCGCGGCGACTTAG
- a CDS encoding RHS repeat domain-containing protein, translating to MTYTWDHRNRLISVTNKDNLGTVTQVVEHTYDVLDRRVSMSVDLDGAGPLPEQITRYIYSGTDILAISDESGSITRRMLHGPAVDQVFAIEDDSTGDTLWALSDQLGSVRDVVDSDGTVENHLVYDAYGNVVSETDTDIDFLYGFTGRERDEASGLNYHRARYFDTNNGRWMSQDPIRFKAGDYKLYRYVGNEATRFNDPSGLIQASDDEMIGGQGPTPQEQSISVLEEVVVPDPKFFWDPGFKWRLPKQNIPGANGEQPPLGPVGGVEELEDWGKDILKENLVEPMKNAAKERADKVVESIKGIFVKPKINENEQLGPVRPKARPRFSFPKLFEWDLKIRPKIHRGDGMSIQGGIELIPLLPQERRR from the coding sequence GTGACTTACACCTGGGACCATCGCAATCGTTTGATTTCCGTCACTAACAAAGACAACTTGGGCACCGTGACTCAGGTTGTCGAGCACACATACGACGTGCTTGACCGGCGAGTGAGCATGAGTGTGGATCTCGACGGAGCGGGGCCGCTTCCAGAGCAGATCACTCGCTACATCTACAGTGGAACCGATATTCTAGCAATTAGCGATGAATCAGGGTCGATCACCCGACGAATGCTTCACGGTCCCGCAGTCGACCAAGTTTTTGCGATCGAAGACGATTCCACCGGTGACACGCTCTGGGCACTCTCTGATCAATTGGGCAGCGTCCGCGACGTGGTCGATTCTGATGGCACGGTTGAGAACCATCTTGTCTACGACGCCTACGGAAACGTAGTCAGCGAAACAGACACCGACATCGACTTCCTTTATGGCTTCACCGGCCGCGAACGCGACGAAGCCAGCGGATTGAACTACCACCGGGCTCGCTATTTCGATACCAACAATGGTCGGTGGATGAGCCAGGATCCGATTCGGTTCAAGGCAGGAGACTACAAATTATATCGTTACGTTGGTAATGAGGCGACTCGTTTCAACGATCCGTCAGGCTTAATACAAGCATCTGACGACGAAATGATTGGGGGACAAGGCCCCACTCCGCAAGAACAGTCAATTAGCGTCCTTGAAGAAGTAGTCGTTCCTGATCCGAAATTTTTCTGGGATCCGGGTTTTAAATGGAGGCTCCCCAAGCAAAACATCCCAGGAGCGAATGGGGAGCAGCCGCCCCTGGGCCCCGTGGGCGGTGTTGAAGAGCTTGAAGATTGGGGCAAGGACATCCTGAAAGAGAATCTCGTCGAACCAATGAAAAACGCGGCAAAAGAGCGTGCAGATAAAGTAGTCGAGAGCATAAAAGGTATCTTCGTGAAGCCGAAGATAAATGAGAACGAGCAACTCGGTCCCGTGCGGCCGAAGGCGAGACCAAGGTTTTCGTTCCCGAAGCTATTTGAGTGGGACCTCAAGATTCGACCAAAAATTCACCGAGGTGACGGCATGAGCATTCAGGGCGGCATTGAATTAATACCCTTGCTACCACAGGAGCGAAGACGATGA
- a CDS encoding SxtJ family membrane protein codes for MPLIDLDAPPSTSMRRWFGLSLGLLLIIASFLLSDFGQWLNIVLLVAGLVVAAVYYAWTASQQPIIRGWQYATYPIAFCVGHLLFGTIYFLVLTPIALILRATGHDPLNLKQEGRSSNWNDRESTPTPDQYFKQF; via the coding sequence ATGCCACTAATCGATCTCGATGCTCCCCCATCGACGTCCATGCGTCGATGGTTTGGACTGTCGCTGGGCCTACTCCTGATCATCGCTTCGTTTTTGCTGAGCGACTTCGGACAATGGCTCAACATCGTCTTGTTGGTCGCGGGACTCGTCGTAGCCGCTGTCTACTATGCGTGGACCGCTTCCCAGCAACCGATCATTCGCGGCTGGCAATACGCGACTTATCCGATCGCCTTTTGTGTTGGCCATCTGCTGTTTGGAACGATCTACTTTCTCGTCCTGACGCCCATCGCTTTGATCTTGAGAGCGACGGGACACGACCCGCTGAATCTGAAACAAGAAGGCCGCTCCAGCAACTGGAACGATCGCGAATCAACGCCCACGCCCGACCAGTACTTCAAGCAATTCTAG
- the lysS gene encoding lysine--tRNA ligase: MTDTPSNADDLDLTDPHAARRHKLEEITAKGIDPWGQRFDDRLLVSECRDRIPQIQWQQKDGETIALPDVESDEVDYRQWKADNGPGEEIGPIVRVAGRILLARPTGKLIFMNIRDWTGDIQIFVGKKQVGDENFDLAKLFDLGDLIGVQGRLGRTNTGELTVFAEELFLLTKMLEVPPEKHAGMTNQDLRQRMRYADLAFNDGVMQTFLDRTKIIKSIRSTLDDQGFCEVEGPTLHTVPGGAAARPFETHHNALDMQLTMRIALELHLKRLMVGGMERVYELGRVYRNEGLSPRHNPEFTMLETYQAYGNYESMMDLTEKIICDAIEKIGGGFKREYNGTMLDFTPPFQRATYAELFQKATGIDPANEDAVKEYAKGLKLTIEGKHPDVIRNEIFEEKVEDSLQGPIFVTDYPASICPLTKRKKDNPEIAERFEMFICGMELANAYTELNDPDLQEELFKTQLEGQDDEDSMAKMDHDFVRALRYGMPPAGGLGIGIDRLVMVLTNQKSIRDVILFPVLRPE; the protein is encoded by the coding sequence GTGACCGATACGCCTTCCAACGCTGACGACCTTGATTTGACCGACCCGCACGCGGCTCGTCGGCACAAACTGGAAGAAATCACCGCGAAAGGCATCGATCCCTGGGGCCAGCGTTTCGACGACCGTTTGCTGGTCAGCGAGTGCCGCGACCGGATTCCACAAATCCAGTGGCAGCAAAAGGACGGCGAAACAATCGCTCTGCCCGACGTTGAAAGCGACGAAGTCGATTACCGCCAATGGAAAGCCGACAACGGCCCAGGCGAGGAAATCGGCCCGATCGTTCGCGTTGCCGGACGGATTTTGTTGGCCCGGCCGACCGGCAAGTTGATCTTCATGAATATCCGCGACTGGACCGGCGACATCCAGATCTTTGTCGGCAAGAAGCAAGTCGGCGACGAAAACTTTGATCTGGCCAAACTGTTTGACCTGGGCGATTTGATCGGTGTTCAAGGGCGACTGGGCCGCACCAACACGGGCGAGCTGACCGTGTTCGCGGAAGAGCTGTTCTTGCTGACGAAGATGTTGGAAGTCCCGCCGGAAAAGCACGCCGGGATGACCAATCAAGACCTGCGTCAACGGATGCGGTATGCCGACTTGGCGTTCAACGATGGCGTGATGCAAACATTCCTCGATCGCACCAAAATCATCAAAAGCATTCGCTCGACGCTGGACGACCAAGGTTTCTGCGAAGTCGAAGGCCCGACGCTGCACACCGTTCCCGGTGGCGCCGCTGCTCGTCCGTTTGAAACGCATCACAACGCGTTGGACATGCAGTTGACCATGCGGATCGCGTTGGAGCTGCACCTCAAGCGATTGATGGTCGGCGGGATGGAACGCGTTTACGAACTGGGACGCGTCTATCGCAACGAAGGTTTGTCACCACGGCACAACCCCGAGTTCACGATGCTGGAAACCTATCAGGCGTACGGCAACTACGAATCCATGATGGATCTGACTGAAAAGATCATCTGTGACGCGATCGAAAAGATCGGCGGCGGATTCAAACGTGAATACAACGGCACGATGTTGGACTTCACTCCACCGTTCCAGCGTGCGACGTATGCGGAGTTGTTCCAGAAGGCCACCGGCATCGATCCCGCTAACGAAGACGCGGTCAAGGAATACGCCAAGGGGCTGAAGCTGACCATCGAAGGCAAACACCCCGATGTGATCCGCAACGAGATCTTCGAAGAGAAGGTCGAAGATTCATTGCAAGGCCCGATCTTCGTGACGGACTATCCCGCCAGCATTTGCCCGCTAACCAAACGCAAGAAGGACAACCCCGAAATCGCCGAGCGTTTCGAGATGTTCATTTGCGGGATGGAATTGGCCAACGCTTACACCGAACTGAACGATCCCGACCTGCAAGAAGAGTTGTTCAAGACTCAACTCGAAGGTCAGGACGACGAAGACTCGATGGCCAAAATGGACCACGACTTCGTCCGCGCGTTGCGTTACGGGATGCCGCCCGCTGGCGGATTGGGGATTGGCATCGACCGCTTGGTGATGGTTCTGACGAACCAAAAATCCATCCGCGACGTGATCCTGTTCCCCGTGCTTCGCCCTGAATGA
- the uvrA gene encoding excinuclease ABC subunit UvrA, which yields MISPSTDNLIRIRGARVHNLRNLDVDIPRDAITVISGVSGSGKSSLAFDTLFAEGQRQYIDSLSTYARQYLDAIPRPDVDWIDGLAPTLSIDQKSGSHSARSTVATITEIYDYLRLLYARVGVPHCVACGSTISTQTPDRIVATLATLPDRTKLTLMSPMVRGRKGAHADVLEQIAGHGLVRARVDGEMYLLEDVPPLAVRKNHTIEAIVDRLIIKDGVDARLDESTRLALRLAGGMCSALIDRGDGEPETKLFSTSMTCLECGESFEELEPRTFSFNSPYGACPACQGLGKVAVRGDKSHMVTCSTCEGGRLKAESLAVTIHDVSIDAMCRMPLPDAQSWMENVAKPLDALQQKVAAPIQSEVVRRIDFLRRVGVDYLTLDRSAETLSGGEMQRVRLATSIGSGLVGVCYVLDEPSIGLHPADHHRLLAAIKELQTAGNTIVIVEHDEDTIQAADHVIDIGPGAGRHGGRLVSQGTAAEVADDESSPTGAYLSGRSKIGLDRPRRTPRKSHQLTLTGATLNNLQNVTAKIPLGCLVGVSGVSGSGKSSLIVDTLYPALAAKLELVADQPGPHKRLTGAQHIDKLVPIDQTPIGRTTRSCPATYAGVMDPIRQVYASTREAKTLGFAANRFSFNSPAGRCDVCKGNGFERIEMNFLSDLLIECSRCGGKRFNRQTLQVRFKGATIADVLGMTIDAAQEFFENVPKVHHLLASLVDVGLGYVTLGQSSTTLSGGEAQRIKLATELARPATGKTFYVLDEPTTGLHFADVQRLLVVLDRLVEAGNTVLVIEHQSDLLAACDWLLDLGPGGGSQGGHLIAEGPPETIAACPKSATGKFLRLR from the coding sequence ATGATTTCGCCGTCCACGGACAACTTGATTCGCATTCGTGGTGCCCGGGTTCATAACCTTCGCAACCTCGACGTCGACATCCCTCGCGACGCGATCACGGTCATCTCAGGAGTCTCCGGCAGCGGCAAAAGTTCGCTCGCATTTGACACTCTGTTCGCGGAAGGCCAACGGCAATACATCGACAGCTTGTCGACTTACGCCCGGCAATACCTCGACGCCATCCCACGTCCCGATGTGGACTGGATCGACGGGTTGGCACCGACATTATCGATCGATCAAAAGAGCGGTTCGCACTCGGCTCGCAGCACCGTTGCCACGATCACCGAGATCTACGACTACCTACGACTGCTGTACGCGCGAGTCGGTGTCCCTCACTGCGTCGCCTGCGGCAGCACGATCAGCACGCAAACGCCCGATCGCATCGTCGCGACATTGGCGACTCTGCCCGATCGCACCAAGCTGACTTTGATGAGCCCCATGGTTCGCGGCCGCAAAGGGGCTCACGCGGATGTGCTGGAACAAATCGCCGGCCACGGATTGGTGCGTGCTCGCGTCGATGGCGAGATGTATCTGCTCGAAGATGTGCCGCCGCTGGCGGTTCGTAAAAATCACACCATCGAAGCCATCGTCGACCGGCTGATCATCAAAGACGGAGTGGACGCTCGTTTGGATGAGTCCACTCGGTTGGCACTGCGGCTTGCGGGTGGCATGTGTTCGGCATTGATCGATCGCGGGGACGGCGAACCGGAAACCAAACTGTTCAGCACTTCGATGACTTGTTTGGAGTGTGGCGAAAGCTTTGAAGAACTGGAACCGCGAACATTCAGCTTCAACAGTCCCTACGGTGCCTGCCCAGCGTGCCAAGGCCTCGGCAAAGTTGCCGTCCGCGGTGACAAATCGCACATGGTGACCTGTTCGACTTGCGAAGGTGGGCGATTGAAAGCGGAATCGCTCGCCGTCACGATTCACGACGTGTCCATTGATGCCATGTGCCGGATGCCGTTGCCGGACGCCCAGTCGTGGATGGAAAACGTTGCCAAGCCACTCGATGCATTGCAACAAAAAGTCGCCGCCCCGATTCAATCCGAAGTCGTCCGCCGCATTGATTTCTTGCGACGTGTCGGTGTCGACTACCTGACGCTGGACCGTTCAGCGGAAACGCTCAGCGGCGGCGAAATGCAACGCGTCCGTCTGGCGACCAGCATCGGCAGCGGCCTGGTCGGAGTCTGCTATGTGCTGGACGAACCTTCGATCGGACTGCACCCGGCTGATCACCACCGGTTGCTCGCCGCGATCAAGGAATTGCAGACGGCCGGCAACACAATTGTGATTGTGGAGCACGACGAAGACACCATCCAAGCCGCGGACCATGTCATCGACATCGGCCCCGGTGCAGGTCGCCATGGCGGCCGGTTGGTCAGCCAAGGCACCGCGGCAGAAGTCGCCGACGATGAATCCAGCCCCACGGGAGCCTACCTGTCCGGACGCTCGAAGATTGGACTGGACCGACCAAGACGCACACCTCGCAAATCGCATCAGCTGACCCTGACCGGCGCAACGCTGAACAACTTGCAAAACGTCACCGCAAAAATTCCGCTGGGATGCTTGGTCGGCGTCAGCGGTGTTTCCGGCAGCGGCAAGAGCTCGCTGATTGTTGACACGCTCTATCCTGCTCTGGCTGCCAAGTTGGAATTGGTCGCCGACCAACCCGGGCCCCACAAACGGCTGACCGGTGCTCAGCACATCGACAAACTGGTTCCCATCGACCAAACCCCAATCGGCCGAACGACGCGAAGTTGCCCGGCCACTTACGCTGGTGTCATGGATCCCATCCGCCAAGTCTACGCGAGCACGCGAGAAGCCAAGACGCTCGGGTTCGCCGCGAATCGATTCAGCTTCAACAGTCCGGCCGGTCGCTGCGACGTCTGCAAAGGCAACGGCTTTGAACGCATCGAGATGAACTTCCTCAGCGACTTGCTCATCGAGTGTTCACGCTGCGGCGGCAAACGTTTCAACCGCCAAACACTGCAAGTCCGGTTCAAGGGCGCGACGATCGCCGACGTGCTCGGCATGACGATCGACGCGGCCCAAGAGTTCTTTGAAAACGTGCCCAAAGTCCATCACTTGCTAGCATCGCTCGTCGATGTTGGACTGGGCTATGTGACGCTGGGGCAATCCAGCACCACGCTCAGCGGTGGCGAAGCCCAACGGATCAAATTGGCCACCGAGCTCGCGCGACCGGCAACCGGCAAAACGTTTTACGTGCTCGACGAACCCACGACCGGTTTGCACTTTGCTGATGTGCAGCGACTGCTCGTCGTGCTCGATCGCTTGGTCGAAGCCGGCAACACGGTGCTGGTCATCGAACACCAATCCGATCTGCTGGCCGCCTGCGACTGGCTGTTGGACCTCGGCCCCGGCGGCGGCTCACAAGGCGGCCACCTGATCGCCGAAGGCCCGCCAGAAACCATCGCCGCCTGCCCCAAATCCGCCACCGGAAAATTCCTGCGGCTGCGGTGA
- a CDS encoding DUF5989 family protein, with product MPDPKTPTEPTSSSDFERESEQQDIGLLREFVMFLRENKKWWMIPLIGSLLLVGLLSIMASSGAAPFIYTLF from the coding sequence ATGCCCGACCCAAAAACGCCCACCGAGCCCACGTCTTCCAGCGATTTCGAACGCGAATCGGAGCAGCAGGACATCGGCCTGCTGCGTGAATTCGTGATGTTCCTGCGGGAAAACAAGAAGTGGTGGATGATCCCGCTGATCGGATCCCTGTTGCTGGTCGGCTTGCTCAGCATCATGGCCAGCAGCGGCGCCGCACCGTTCATCTACACACTGTTTTGA
- the pgsA gene encoding CDP-diacylglycerol--glycerol-3-phosphate 3-phosphatidyltransferase, producing the protein MAGPSIYNVPNALTSARFVLAIAVMALIPLGMPLAAMIVFLIAASTDWMDGYWARKYGQVTKLGRIFDPFVDKIIICGSFIALVAVPDSPVASWMATIVVARELLVTSLRGIIEGAGGDFSASWLGKWKMVLQCAAVVAVLLTYIVTPVPMWLAWASWGLLWAAIALTVYSGVDYTLIAARVMQSDAGLEVPAESPVATANPDPTHAMPTDNNSHANRVATTKSNASSRDDAKRRAVSSELPTQ; encoded by the coding sequence ATGGCTGGTCCTTCGATCTACAACGTTCCCAACGCACTGACGTCGGCACGTTTTGTGTTGGCGATCGCGGTGATGGCGTTGATCCCGTTGGGAATGCCATTGGCTGCCATGATCGTTTTCTTGATCGCGGCGTCGACGGATTGGATGGACGGCTACTGGGCTCGCAAATACGGGCAAGTCACGAAGCTTGGACGAATCTTCGACCCGTTCGTCGACAAGATCATCATTTGCGGTTCGTTCATTGCTTTGGTTGCGGTCCCAGACAGCCCCGTTGCTTCTTGGATGGCCACCATCGTGGTGGCTCGTGAATTGTTGGTCACCAGCCTGCGTGGGATCATCGAAGGTGCTGGTGGCGATTTCTCGGCCAGTTGGCTGGGCAAGTGGAAGATGGTGCTGCAATGTGCGGCCGTGGTTGCCGTGTTGCTAACTTACATTGTCACTCCTGTTCCGATGTGGTTGGCATGGGCGTCATGGGGATTGCTGTGGGCAGCCATCGCACTGACGGTCTACTCCGGTGTTGACTACACCTTGATTGCCGCCCGTGTCATGCAGTCCGACGCGGGGTTGGAAGTTCCCGCGGAATCTCCTGTTGCCACCGCCAATCCAGATCCCACACACGCCATGCCCACTGACAACAACTCACACGCCAATCGCGTCGCAACGACTAAGAGCAATGCTTCGTCACGAGATGACGCCAAGCGTCGCGCCGTATCCAGTGAGCTCCCGACCCAATGA